In one window of Cellulophaga sp. HaHa_2_95 DNA:
- a CDS encoding ABC transporter permease — protein MAWRDAKASKVRLILFMSSIILGIAAVVSIQLFSTNLKDNIQRQSKSLMGADFIIDSKQIPSERAQTIIDSLQPDAYEVNFVSMITFPKSGGTKLVKVRGLEGEFPFYGEMDTEPTVAAATYQESGGALVDATLLLQFNAKPGDSIKIGKLTLPISGALKAIPGSTAISTSVAPLVVIPYRFIATTELLQFGSRKEYQYFYKASDTLNLANLESKIGPQLDFENADLDTHTSTTKRLGRRYDNVGKFLNLAAFVALLLGCIGIASSVHIYIKEKLSAIAVLKCMGASRLQSFLIFLIQIAGIGILGGLIGSLIGAALQEIFPYLLKDFLPFTIEMNLSAQPIFMGVFLGLFMAVLFALLSLLHTWYVSPLEVLRVDEQAVKEPIGIRILVLSTILLFLFLFSLWLLRDALYALFFVGATLLTFALLTGVALIFIKTIKRFFPKRWSFPIRQSLLNLFRPNNQTVVLVVAIGLGTFLISTLYFTKDILLAKTEVGQGTENANIIVLDVQPTQVDAVAQNIKSKGLPILNNIPLVTMRMHSIKGQPVNVLRQDSTRQVRGWILNHEFRTTYRDSLISSEKLDKGKWTPRIAAGDPVLISISDNIASDANITVGDAVVFNVQGVLMETTVGSIRKVDWTQIQLNFSIVFPAGVLEQAPQFNVFTTKAPDEASSAAFQRDLVAEFPNVSIIDLRQVFTVVEDILDKVSWVINFMAFFSILTGIIVLIGSVRTSKYQRIKESVLLRTLGAKNAQILRISAFEYVFLGLLGSLVGILLALVSSLCLAVFVFKEPFAPSAIPFLVFLPGITLLVLAIGLSNIQTVLRSSPLEVLRRER, from the coding sequence ATGGCATGGCGTGATGCCAAAGCAAGTAAAGTACGACTTATTTTATTTATGTCATCCATTATCTTGGGTATTGCTGCTGTGGTCTCCATACAGCTATTTAGCACCAACTTAAAGGACAACATACAGCGCCAATCTAAGAGCTTAATGGGGGCAGATTTCATTATTGATTCAAAACAAATACCTAGTGAACGCGCACAAACGATTATAGATTCGCTGCAACCGGATGCCTATGAGGTAAATTTTGTATCTATGATTACTTTTCCAAAAAGTGGCGGCACTAAATTGGTAAAAGTACGTGGTTTGGAAGGGGAGTTTCCATTTTATGGGGAGATGGATACAGAACCTACCGTTGCAGCAGCTACGTATCAGGAATCAGGTGGGGCTTTGGTGGATGCAACCTTATTACTTCAATTTAATGCTAAACCAGGAGATTCTATAAAAATTGGAAAGCTAACATTGCCTATTTCTGGTGCATTAAAAGCAATTCCGGGGAGTACAGCAATTTCTACATCGGTAGCACCACTTGTTGTTATTCCCTATCGTTTTATCGCAACAACGGAATTATTACAATTTGGAAGTAGAAAGGAATACCAATACTTCTACAAGGCGTCGGACACTTTAAATTTGGCAAATCTTGAAAGTAAAATAGGACCACAGCTCGACTTTGAAAATGCAGATTTAGATACCCATACTAGTACAACAAAACGTCTAGGTAGACGCTATGATAATGTAGGTAAGTTTCTAAACTTAGCGGCGTTTGTAGCTTTGCTCTTAGGGTGTATTGGGATAGCGAGTTCTGTGCATATCTATATTAAAGAAAAATTAAGTGCAATTGCCGTTTTGAAATGTATGGGCGCTTCTAGGCTACAAAGTTTTTTAATATTTCTCATTCAAATTGCTGGGATTGGAATTCTTGGAGGGCTTATTGGTTCATTGATTGGAGCAGCGCTGCAAGAGATTTTTCCATACCTTTTAAAAGATTTCTTACCTTTTACGATAGAGATGAATTTATCGGCACAACCTATTTTTATGGGGGTATTTCTAGGGTTATTTATGGCCGTTTTATTTGCACTCTTGTCATTGCTTCATACTTGGTATGTTTCACCATTGGAAGTGCTGCGAGTAGATGAGCAGGCCGTTAAAGAACCTATTGGAATTAGGATTTTAGTACTTTCTACTATTCTATTATTTCTATTTTTATTTTCTTTATGGTTGCTTCGTGATGCGCTCTACGCTTTGTTTTTTGTAGGGGCGACGCTTCTTACTTTTGCTTTATTAACAGGGGTAGCCTTAATTTTTATAAAAACAATTAAACGATTTTTTCCTAAACGCTGGAGTTTTCCAATCCGACAGAGTTTACTTAATTTGTTTAGACCCAATAATCAGACCGTAGTTTTGGTGGTCGCGATTGGTTTGGGGACCTTTTTAATTAGCACCTTGTATTTTACCAAGGATATTTTATTGGCAAAAACAGAAGTAGGACAGGGTACTGAAAATGCTAATATTATTGTATTAGATGTACAACCAACACAGGTTGATGCCGTAGCACAAAACATAAAATCTAAAGGCTTACCTATACTCAATAATATTCCATTGGTGACCATGCGGATGCACAGCATAAAAGGACAACCGGTAAACGTATTACGTCAAGATAGTACACGGCAAGTGCGCGGTTGGATTTTAAACCACGAATTTAGAACTACGTATCGTGATTCTCTTATCTCGTCAGAAAAACTGGATAAAGGTAAATGGACACCCCGAATAGCGGCAGGTGATCCAGTACTTATCTCTATTTCAGATAATATTGCATCTGATGCCAATATTACGGTTGGTGATGCTGTGGTGTTTAATGTGCAAGGTGTTCTTATGGAAACAACAGTGGGGAGTATTCGAAAAGTAGATTGGACACAAATACAACTCAATTTTTCTATTGTTTTTCCGGCAGGTGTGTTAGAACAGGCTCCACAGTTTAATGTATTTACTACTAAAGCTCCTGATGAGGCAAGCTCCGCAGCTTTTCAACGTGATTTAGTGGCTGAATTTCCAAATGTTTCTATTATCGATCTGAGACAAGTTTTCACCGTAGTAGAAGATATATTGGATAAAGTTTCATGGGTTATTAATTTCATGGCATTTTTTAGTATTCTTACTGGTATTATCGTTTTGATTGGTTCTGTAAGAACTAGTAAATATCAACGTATTAAAGAGAGCGTATTGCTTCGCACACTAGGAGCTAAAAACGCGCAGATTTTACGAATTTCGGCTTTTGAATATGTCTTTTTAGGATTGCTCGGAAGTTTAGTCGGTATCTTATTGGCATTGGTAAGTAGCTTATGTTTAGCCGTGTTTGTATTCAAAGAACCATTTGCACCCTCTGCAATTCCGTTTTTGGTGTTTTTACCCGGAATTACATTGTTGGTTTTAGCGATTGGTTTAAGTAACATTCAAACGGTTCTAAGGAGTTCTCCTTTAGAAGTATTGCGTAGAGAAAGATAG
- a CDS encoding tetratricopeptide repeat protein, with the protein MEHFIFCYRRLIIAIIFVMCSAPSLTAQEEKSTRTKIEELRSNANFKPQNPEYIDLMLELAKSQIRTNADSTELLLKEAYQLSLDTHYRSGESIALSTYGYFYFEKGETDKAHEYNMKALKVADTYHLSNEKLKALNNMGLDYWLLGDSSSALTKFLEALTVATEAKNVDMMVSLNVNIANLYSENGDFETSLSFLEIARKLNVELGNKEILAYTLLNMASEYADLGNYKEAERMVDESLDYFLKQNTKDWISHAYEQKGSIALKQNNYDEALLWYKKSEQLCDEIDFSYGYTLLYNGIAKCYLGLRNIAEAENYALKGLAISTEFSIAESVKDANLILSKVAHQKGDDALAYSYQQKYMELYEKGQVEKFRKGLGVLRSKMQFENQKKALIEEQHKAIAKQKNYAYLAGAALLVVTLILILIYRTNKLQKKYTENLQEKQNALIMREAQLKESNKTKDKLFSIIAHDLKGPINSFHGLMKMSSDESISQEDYDELFPEALKNIQGISEMLNNLLVWARTQMKGITLKQENVDVHFIATSTLSLLIPIANKKEISIRNNIPKNTISFSDKNHLDIILRNLISNAIKFTHQKGEIILTMIEKNNELQIEITDNGVGMALETQSKLFDKKHATSTYGTHNEKGTGLGLSICKDMVESNGGALWVSSIQNKGTTIYFTVPTAAVTTVAV; encoded by the coding sequence ATGGAACATTTCATATTCTGCTATAGGCGTCTCATCATCGCTATTATTTTCGTTATGTGTAGTGCGCCTTCACTTACTGCACAAGAAGAAAAAAGTACCCGTACTAAAATAGAGGAACTTCGATCTAATGCTAATTTCAAACCCCAGAATCCTGAGTATATAGATCTAATGCTTGAATTGGCAAAATCTCAAATACGTACCAATGCCGATAGTACAGAACTATTACTGAAAGAAGCCTACCAATTAAGTTTAGATACGCACTACAGAAGCGGCGAAAGTATAGCACTATCTACCTACGGATATTTTTACTTTGAAAAAGGAGAAACCGATAAAGCACATGAATACAACATGAAGGCTTTGAAGGTAGCAGATACCTACCATTTGAGTAATGAGAAACTGAAGGCGCTAAACAATATGGGCCTTGATTACTGGCTTCTTGGAGATTCTTCTAGCGCCCTAACTAAATTCTTAGAAGCATTGACCGTGGCTACCGAAGCTAAAAATGTAGACATGATGGTAAGCCTTAACGTAAATATTGCTAATTTATATAGTGAGAATGGAGATTTTGAGACCTCTTTAAGTTTTTTAGAGATTGCCAGAAAGTTAAATGTGGAGTTGGGAAACAAAGAAATACTGGCCTATACCCTTCTAAACATGGCTTCGGAATACGCTGATTTAGGAAACTATAAAGAGGCAGAACGTATGGTAGATGAAAGCCTTGATTATTTTTTAAAACAGAATACAAAAGACTGGATCTCTCATGCTTATGAGCAAAAAGGATCTATAGCCTTGAAGCAAAATAACTATGATGAGGCTTTACTATGGTACAAGAAATCAGAGCAACTATGTGATGAAATAGATTTCTCTTACGGATACACCTTGCTTTACAACGGGATTGCGAAGTGTTATTTAGGACTTAGAAATATTGCGGAAGCAGAAAATTATGCTTTAAAAGGCTTAGCAATTTCTACCGAGTTTAGTATTGCTGAAAGTGTAAAAGACGCCAATCTAATTTTATCTAAAGTTGCTCATCAAAAAGGAGACGATGCTTTAGCCTACTCCTATCAACAAAAATATATGGAACTCTATGAAAAAGGGCAAGTAGAAAAATTTAGAAAGGGACTCGGCGTACTGCGCAGTAAGATGCAGTTTGAAAACCAAAAGAAAGCATTAATTGAAGAACAGCATAAAGCCATTGCTAAACAAAAAAATTACGCCTATCTAGCCGGAGCGGCGCTCTTAGTCGTTACCCTCATTTTAATCCTGATTTATAGAACTAATAAACTTCAAAAAAAATATACCGAGAATTTACAAGAGAAACAAAATGCTTTGATTATGCGTGAAGCACAACTCAAAGAATCTAATAAAACTAAAGATAAACTCTTCTCTATTATCGCTCATGACCTTAAAGGCCCGATAAACTCCTTTCATGGTCTAATGAAAATGTCTTCTGATGAAAGTATCAGCCAGGAAGACTATGATGAATTATTTCCGGAAGCGTTGAAAAACATTCAAGGTATTTCTGAAATGCTCAACAATCTTCTAGTTTGGGCAAGAACACAAATGAAGGGTATTACCTTAAAACAAGAAAATGTTGATGTTCATTTCATTGCTACTTCCACCCTTTCGCTATTAATCCCTATTGCTAATAAAAAGGAAATCAGCATTCGAAATAATATTCCAAAAAACACCATTAGTTTTAGTGATAAAAATCACCTAGATATTATTTTAAGAAACCTTATTAGCAACGCTATCAAATTTACCCATCAAAAAGGTGAAATTATCCTTACGATGATTGAAAAAAATAATGAGCTGCAAATAGAAATTACGGACAATGGTGTTGGAATGGCTTTAGAGACCCAATCCAAACTATTTGATAAAAAACATGCTACTTCTACCTATGGTACCCATAATGAAAAAGGTACTGGTCTAGGACTTTCTATCTGTAAGGATATGGTAGAAAGCAATGGTGGTGCCTTATGGGTGTCAAGTATTCAAAATAAAGGTACCACTATTTACTTTACAGTTCCTACAGCCGCCGTAACAACCGTAGCAGTTTAA